A window of Terriglobia bacterium genomic DNA:
CCCAAGTCCGAGCATGTCCCGGTCGTTGCGAGCTAGCAAAACGGTCGAGACTATCCAGGAAAACGCCAACCAGAAGATGATCCGCTCGACGTGCAGAGGCGTCCAAACGGCAATGAGAATGAGCGCGTAACCCACCGATACTTCTATGAGATCACGCCTCGTGCCCTGGGAAGAGTAGATCACAGCGAAGTTGGATGTCAGGAGGCCGATAACGGTTTTAGCCGTGTCGTCCAACTGCCTCCCCGGATAGCAGTCCATACTGAATCCGCGAATGTGGCGGCTTCATCGAAAGCGCATGGACTTACACGTGATAATGGCGTAGTCATATCGATCGCCTGAAAGGATTCTTCAATGAAAGCTGTCGAGGTAAGTCATACCGGGGGCCCGGAGGTCCTCGAATATCACGATGTTCCTGAGCCGCAGCTGAAAGCCACCGAGGCTCTGGTGCGGATTGAAGCCGCCGGGCTGAACTTCATAGATGTCTACTTCCGGGAAGGTCGCTACCCCTCCAACCTGCCATTCATCGTCGGGCAAGAGGCCGCGGGGATCGTGGAGAAAGTTGGTAGCGATGTGACCACGGTGAAGCCCGGTCATCGTGTGGCCTATACGGGACTGCAGGGAGCTTACGCGGAAAAGTCCGCCGTAGCAGCCGACCGCCTGGTGAAGATTCCCGACGGCGTGAGTTTCGAACAGGCGGCAGCCCTGATGCTCCAGGGAATGACGGCGCACTACCTCGTCAAAAGCACCTATCCCCTCAAGTCCGGCGAGACTTGCCTGATCCACGCGGCGGCCGGAGGCGTGGGCCAACTGTTGGTCCAGATGGCGAAGATGATCGACACAACGGTCATCGCCACGGCGGGTACCGACGAGAAATGCGATATCGTGCGCAGACTCGGGGCCGACCACGTCATCAACTACGACCAGCAGGATTTCGAGACGGAGACGAAGCGGTTGACCGGTGGCAAGGGCGTGCACGTCGTCTATGACGGCGTCGGCAAGACGACGTTCGAGAAAGGGCTCAACGTCCTGAGGCCTCGTGGGTACATGGTCTTGTTCGGCGGAGCCAGCGGAGCGGTGCCGCCGTTCGACCTGATCAAACTGTCTCAGAAGGGCTCGCTTTACGTGACCCGGCCGACGCTGGCGGCCTACATTGCGACCCGCGAAGAACTCGAGTGGCGCGCTTCAGACGTCATGGGCTGGGTGGCGAGTGGAAAGTTGAAGATCAGCATCGGGCAGACCTACCCTTTGGCGGAGGCCGAGAAGGCGCATCGGGATCTGGAGGGGCGGAAAACAACCGGCAAGACGCTGCTGATTCCGTAATCTGCTGTTCGCAAACCAACAGCGCTGTGGGAGACGCCAAGCCGT
This region includes:
- a CDS encoding quinone oxidoreductase, producing the protein MKAVEVSHTGGPEVLEYHDVPEPQLKATEALVRIEAAGLNFIDVYFREGRYPSNLPFIVGQEAAGIVEKVGSDVTTVKPGHRVAYTGLQGAYAEKSAVAADRLVKIPDGVSFEQAAALMLQGMTAHYLVKSTYPLKSGETCLIHAAAGGVGQLLVQMAKMIDTTVIATAGTDEKCDIVRRLGADHVINYDQQDFETETKRLTGGKGVHVVYDGVGKTTFEKGLNVLRPRGYMVLFGGASGAVPPFDLIKLSQKGSLYVTRPTLAAYIATREELEWRASDVMGWVASGKLKISIGQTYPLAEAEKAHRDLEGRKTTGKTLLIP